From the genome of Kluyveromyces lactis strain NRRL Y-1140 chromosome F complete sequence:
tcgGCCAACTTGGAGACGAATCTAGCCTTGACGATGACTGGGACATCTGGGATTCTACCCTTACCCAAAACCTTACCGTAACCGGCAGCCAAGGTGTCAATGACTGGAGCAGCAGACTTGGAAGCAGACTTCAAGTAttcttctctcttttcttctgggaCCAAAGTCCACAACTTGTCCAAGTTCAAGACTGGCTTCCAGAAATGAGCTTGTTGCTTGTGGAAGTATCTCATACCGACCTTACCGAAGTAACCTGGATGGTACTTATCCAAGTTGGTTCTGTGGTGGTGCAAACCACCAGCCATACCTCTACCACCGGGATGCTTTCTGTGCTTACCGACACGACCTTTACCGGCTGTTTAAAATGGAGGTTAAATTACAAGTGATTTTGTAATTTATGTGTTTGTTAGTAAACCTGTGGTTCTGTGAATGAAATGATAG
Proteins encoded in this window:
- the RPL28 gene encoding 60S ribosomal protein uL15 (uniprot|Q8J287 Kluyveromyces lactis RPL28 protein), whose protein sequence is MPTRLTKTRKHRGHVSAGKGRVGKHRKHPGGRGMAGGLHHHRTNLDKYHPGYFGKVGMRYFHKQQAHFWKPVLNLDKLWTLVPEEKREEYLKSASKSAAPVIDTLAAGYGKVLGKGRIPDVPVIVKARFVSKLAEEKIKAAGGVVELIA